The following proteins come from a genomic window of Corallococcus sp. NCRR:
- a CDS encoding VWA domain-containing protein, with translation MTFTLPQAWLLLLPLGLFLWRYGRRPGPPMVLRWVLLVLGVGALSGPELRLANAGSDVAVVVDRSRSMPLDVDRVAQELVSLVESQRRPGDRVGVITFGREARVESPLSESGRFGGFTRAVDAEASDLSAALDAAGALIPPERTGRVLVVSDGRATGADARGATRRLAARGIAVDYRQVSRPEPALDVAVVSLDVPATVSVREPFQFSAVVQATSAVTGTVRLERDGKVLVKGAYDFKPGPNLLPLRDLLEEPGLVHYRLTVEVPGDGVPENDVGVGVLRVEGPPRVMLLTAQPSGTLAKALAATGMALEVRAPFHLSLEALDGVGVVVLENVDANALGETGLNALADYVDQAGGGLVMTGGRSSFGEGGYRRSPLEPLLPVSLEMREEQRRASVAMSVLMDSSCSMGMQVPDGRTKMELAAEGVTAALTLLNANDEASVHMVDTEPHEIFPLSPVSKGLPFEQVARGFSGGGGIYVGTALRAGSKEILRSEKPTRHVVLFSDAADSEEPGDYQETLAALRAANVTVSVIGLGKPTDPDADLLREVARRGAGRIYFAEDAMSLPRIFSQETLAVARATFVDEPASLEAAPDLPLLGPLPTTGLPQVGGYNLTYLKPRANVALRTLDTNAAPVLALWPHGAGRTVALTAEVDGRYTGELREWGALRATLESVVRWSMGRPTPKEEAVVRSERQGNLLRVTLDLPPGEPMPGALPTAVLLTGDGRSGVEKPLHWEDEDRLVVEYPLTGSGTWHPVVKWGGRVLRAPPVALPYAPEFEPGSAKEGLKLLRALAAVGGGQERLSMTGLFAEAPESEGRVALAPWLVAVALAAMLAEVAVRRFLSAPRVRAAREKPVKEVSAREPTGAPRTDVKPSAAPRPVQGEPAEQKPEPPKPAGVDSALEAARARARRRTGR, from the coding sequence ATGACCTTCACCCTTCCCCAGGCGTGGTTGCTGCTGTTGCCGCTGGGCCTCTTCCTGTGGCGCTACGGCCGGAGGCCCGGTCCGCCCATGGTGCTGCGGTGGGTGCTGCTGGTGCTCGGAGTGGGCGCGCTGTCCGGGCCGGAGCTGCGGCTGGCGAACGCGGGCAGCGACGTGGCCGTGGTGGTGGATCGTTCGCGCTCCATGCCGCTGGACGTGGACCGCGTGGCGCAGGAACTCGTCTCGCTGGTGGAGTCCCAGCGCCGGCCAGGAGACCGCGTGGGCGTCATCACCTTCGGCCGCGAGGCCCGGGTGGAGTCCCCGCTGTCGGAGTCCGGGCGGTTCGGTGGCTTCACGCGGGCGGTGGACGCGGAGGCGTCCGACCTGTCGGCCGCGCTGGACGCGGCGGGCGCGCTCATTCCCCCCGAACGCACGGGCCGGGTGCTGGTGGTCTCCGACGGCCGGGCCACGGGAGCGGACGCGCGGGGCGCGACGCGGCGGCTGGCGGCGCGGGGCATCGCGGTGGACTACCGGCAGGTGTCCCGGCCGGAGCCCGCGCTGGACGTGGCCGTGGTGTCGTTGGACGTGCCCGCCACGGTCTCCGTGCGCGAGCCCTTCCAGTTCTCCGCCGTGGTGCAGGCGACCTCGGCGGTCACCGGCACCGTGCGTCTGGAGCGCGACGGGAAGGTGCTGGTGAAGGGGGCGTACGACTTCAAGCCCGGACCCAACCTGCTGCCCCTGCGCGACCTGCTGGAGGAGCCGGGGCTGGTGCATTACCGGCTCACGGTGGAGGTGCCCGGAGACGGCGTCCCGGAGAACGACGTGGGCGTGGGCGTGCTGCGCGTGGAGGGGCCGCCGCGCGTGATGCTGCTCACCGCGCAGCCTTCGGGAACACTGGCGAAGGCGCTGGCGGCGACGGGGATGGCGCTGGAGGTGAGGGCGCCGTTCCACCTGTCGCTGGAGGCGCTCGACGGGGTGGGCGTGGTGGTGCTGGAGAACGTGGACGCCAACGCGCTGGGCGAGACGGGGTTGAACGCGCTGGCGGACTACGTGGACCAGGCGGGCGGCGGGCTGGTGATGACGGGAGGGCGGTCGAGCTTCGGAGAGGGCGGCTACCGGCGCTCGCCCCTGGAGCCGCTCCTGCCCGTGTCGCTGGAGATGCGTGAGGAGCAGCGGCGCGCGTCGGTGGCGATGAGCGTGCTCATGGATTCGAGTTGCTCCATGGGCATGCAGGTGCCGGACGGGCGCACGAAGATGGAGCTGGCGGCGGAGGGCGTCACGGCGGCGCTCACGTTGCTCAACGCGAACGACGAAGCCTCCGTGCACATGGTGGACACGGAGCCGCATGAAATCTTCCCGTTGAGTCCGGTGAGCAAGGGCCTGCCGTTCGAGCAGGTGGCGCGAGGCTTCAGCGGAGGCGGCGGCATCTACGTGGGCACGGCCCTGCGCGCGGGCAGCAAGGAGATCCTCCGCAGCGAAAAGCCCACGCGGCACGTGGTGTTGTTCTCCGACGCGGCGGACTCCGAGGAGCCGGGCGACTACCAGGAGACGCTGGCGGCGCTGCGAGCGGCCAACGTGACGGTGTCGGTCATCGGCCTGGGCAAGCCCACGGATCCGGACGCGGACCTGCTGCGCGAGGTGGCCCGGCGGGGCGCCGGGCGCATCTACTTCGCGGAGGACGCCATGAGCCTGCCGCGCATCTTCAGCCAGGAGACGCTCGCGGTGGCGAGGGCCACGTTCGTGGACGAGCCCGCGTCGCTGGAGGCCGCGCCGGACCTGCCGCTGCTGGGGCCGCTGCCGACGACGGGCCTGCCGCAGGTGGGCGGCTACAACCTCACCTACCTGAAGCCGCGGGCGAACGTGGCGCTGCGCACGTTGGACACGAACGCCGCGCCGGTGCTGGCGCTGTGGCCGCATGGCGCGGGGCGCACGGTGGCGCTCACGGCGGAGGTGGACGGCAGGTACACGGGTGAGTTGCGCGAGTGGGGCGCGCTGCGGGCGACGTTGGAGTCGGTGGTGCGCTGGTCGATGGGGCGGCCGACGCCGAAGGAGGAGGCGGTGGTGCGTTCGGAGCGCCAGGGCAACCTGCTGCGCGTGACGTTGGACCTGCCGCCGGGCGAGCCGATGCCGGGCGCGTTGCCCACGGCGGTGTTGCTGACGGGCGACGGGCGCTCGGGAGTGGAGAAGCCGCTGCACTGGGAGGACGAGGACAGGTTGGTGGTCGAGTACCCGCTGACGGGCAGCGGCACCTGGCATCCGGTGGTGAAGTGGGGTGGACGCGTGTTGAGGGCGCCACCGGTGGCGCTGCCATACGCGCCGGAGTTCGAGCCGGGCAGCGCGAAGGAGGGTCTCAAGCTCCTGCGAGCGCTGGCGGCGGTGGGCGGAGGGCAGGAGCGGCTGTCGATGACGGGCCTGTTCGCGGAGGCGCCGGAGTCGGAGGGCCGCGTGGCGTTGGCGCCCTGGCTGGTCGCGGTCGCGCTGGCGGCGATGTTGGCGGAGGTCGCGGTGCGCAGGTTCCTCTCCGCGCCGCGGGTGCGGGCGGCGCGGGAAAAGCCCGTGAAGGAAGTCAGCGCACGTGAGCCCACGGGAGCGCCGCGCACGGACGTGAAGCCCTCCGCGGCGCCCCGGCCTGTTCAGGGCGAACCCGCCGAGCAGAAGCCGGAGCCTCCGAAGCCCGCGGGTGTGGACTCCGCACTGGAGGCCGCGCGGGCAAGGGCACGGCGTCGTACAGGGCGCTGA
- a CDS encoding vWA domain-containing protein produces MSFGFPWGLMALGALVPLVAAYFLRRRQKPVVVSALFLWRTPRPRAEGGPRWERFTREASLLLEALAVLAAALYLADVRLGENARRRHLVLVVDGSLSMSARTPDGKTVLEHVRTEAAKRVESERATHVTVLASGVAPLVLAGPEADASRALGALESFEARGPDHDVMASLLWAQELAGPGKHVHFFTDAPPSEDTTVPPSVRWTALGYSQGNVALVSAQRRDEGGRATVTLRVARFGAGPSEIEARVRAAPGPGAREGTERTERISLPEEGAATVRLMFREAGDVEVSLPDDALPEDGHVRLPPSPVMPVSVGLTEGLSPASKQALERFLAVSPDVAHGPPIPGAPVLSVGPARAEARVTLGAEGPLRTFVGPFFTEKGSTLMDDVQLSGVRWTAGANPPGRPLMTAGEAVLVSEEEGGRLHLNVDLARSNLQRTTAWPVLLGNVVREARRLREGFPRRQLNLGEALSVVTEAGARYALKGPSGRKPVFGAGALSLPAPTRPGRYVLEREGREVDSLEVLALDARESDLRGRGSVDVAAKDVGEDSEGNSGHERAHWPLMVLLAALLADFYVTRKA; encoded by the coding sequence GTGAGCTTCGGGTTTCCCTGGGGACTGATGGCGTTGGGCGCGCTGGTGCCGCTGGTCGCGGCGTACTTCCTGCGCCGACGGCAGAAGCCGGTGGTGGTGAGCGCGCTGTTCCTGTGGCGCACGCCGCGTCCTCGCGCCGAGGGCGGGCCCCGGTGGGAGCGCTTCACGCGTGAGGCGTCACTGCTGCTGGAGGCGCTCGCTGTGCTGGCCGCCGCGCTGTACCTGGCGGACGTGCGGCTGGGAGAGAACGCCCGGCGCCGTCACCTGGTGCTCGTCGTGGACGGCAGCCTGTCCATGTCCGCGCGGACTCCGGATGGCAAGACGGTGCTGGAGCACGTCCGCACGGAGGCCGCGAAGCGTGTGGAATCGGAACGCGCGACGCACGTCACGGTGCTCGCGAGTGGCGTGGCGCCCCTGGTCCTCGCCGGACCGGAAGCCGATGCGTCGCGGGCCCTGGGCGCGCTGGAGTCCTTCGAGGCGCGCGGTCCGGACCATGACGTCATGGCCTCTCTCCTGTGGGCGCAGGAGCTGGCGGGCCCGGGCAAGCACGTGCACTTCTTCACCGACGCGCCGCCCTCCGAGGACACGACCGTGCCGCCCTCCGTGCGCTGGACGGCGCTGGGCTACTCCCAGGGCAATGTGGCGCTGGTCTCCGCGCAGCGGCGTGACGAAGGTGGCCGGGCCACGGTGACGCTGCGGGTCGCTCGCTTCGGGGCGGGGCCTTCGGAGATTGAAGCCCGCGTGCGCGCGGCTCCCGGCCCCGGCGCGCGTGAAGGCACCGAACGCACGGAGCGCATTTCATTGCCGGAAGAGGGCGCCGCGACCGTGCGCCTCATGTTCCGCGAGGCTGGCGACGTGGAGGTGTCCCTGCCGGACGACGCGCTGCCCGAGGACGGACACGTGCGCCTTCCACCATCCCCCGTGATGCCGGTGTCCGTGGGGCTGACGGAGGGCCTGTCGCCCGCGTCGAAGCAGGCGCTGGAGCGCTTCCTGGCGGTGTCTCCCGATGTGGCGCACGGCCCTCCTATCCCCGGCGCGCCGGTGCTGTCCGTGGGCCCCGCGCGCGCGGAGGCCCGCGTGACGCTGGGCGCGGAAGGACCGCTGCGCACCTTCGTGGGGCCGTTCTTCACGGAGAAGGGCAGCACGCTGATGGACGACGTGCAGCTTTCGGGCGTGCGGTGGACGGCGGGCGCGAACCCTCCAGGCCGTCCGTTGATGACCGCGGGCGAAGCCGTGCTCGTGTCGGAAGAGGAGGGCGGGCGGCTGCACCTCAACGTGGACCTGGCGCGCTCCAACCTCCAGCGGACCACCGCCTGGCCCGTGCTGCTGGGCAACGTGGTGCGCGAAGCACGGCGGCTTCGCGAGGGCTTCCCCCGGCGTCAGCTCAACCTGGGCGAAGCGCTCTCCGTGGTGACGGAGGCCGGTGCACGCTATGCGCTGAAGGGGCCTTCGGGCCGCAAGCCCGTGTTCGGCGCGGGCGCGCTGAGCCTGCCCGCGCCCACCCGCCCCGGCCGCTACGTGCTGGAGCGCGAGGGCCGTGAAGTGGACTCGCTGGAGGTGCTGGCGCTGGACGCTCGCGAGTCGGACCTGCGGGGCCGGGGCAGCGTGGACGTGGCCGCGAAGGACGTGGGCGAGGACTCGGAAGGGAACAGCGGCCATGAGCGCGCGCACTGGCCCCTGATGGTGTTGCTGGCCGCGCTGCTGGCGGACTTCTACGTCACGAGGAAGGCATGA